The segment GGTTGCGCTTAACAACCTTGTCGGATCGCAGTTCGGCGCAAAGGAATATAACGTGGATATGGCTGCCACCATGCTGACAGCGCTTCCGACACTGGCGGTTTATCTGCTGTCGGGGCGGTTGTTTGTTCGCGGAATTGCGGCTGGTGCAGTGAAAGGATAACGGAAATGAACGGCGTTGAATTACGTGGTGTGACCAAGGCCTATGCCGGTCTGACCGTAATGAAGGACATCAATCTCGAAATCGAGGATGGCGCGTTTCTGGTTCTGCTGGGGCCATCGGGTTGTGGAAAATCGACGATCCTGAATATGATTGCCGGTTTGGAACCCGTTACCGGTGGGGCAATTCACATCGCCGGGCGGGATGTGACAGAACTGGAACCCGACGAACGCGATATCGCGATGGTGTTTCAGTCCTATGCGCTGTATCCGACCATGTCGGTTCGCAGGAATATCGGTTTTAGCCTTAAAATGCGCGGTATGCCCAAGGCCGATATCGAAAAACGGGTCGATGAAATCGGTGAACTTTTGCAAATCACCCCGCTTTTGGATCGCAAACCATCGCAATTGTCCGGTGGCCAGCAGCAGCGTGTGGCAATCGGCCGTGCGCTGGTGCGCGAACCATCGGTTTTCCTGTTTGATGAACCGTTATCGAATCTTGATGCCAAATTGCGTGCCGATATGCGTGTGGAACTGAAACGCCTGCATGAACGGCTTGGCCGGACAATAGTCTATGTCACCCATGACCAGATCGAAGCCATGACGCTGGCAACCAAGGTGGTGGTACTGGACAAGGGGGCCATTCAACAGGCCGATACACCGGAAAATGTCTATCGCCGGCCGGCCAACAAATTTGTCGCCAGTTTCGTCGGGGCCCCGACCATGAATTTCATTGATGGCAAGCTGGTACAGGATGGCGACGGTATTGCATTCGATGGTGGGTCTGGTCAGTTGCCTTTGGCAAATTTGCCTACCCGCTCATGTGATCTGATCGGGCAGCCCCTGACCTTGGGCGCGCGTCCCGAACATCTGATGTTTGACGATCTTGGGGCCAATGCACGGGTGCTTCTGGCTGAGCCGACCGGACCGGATCAGTATGTCCGTCTTGCGGTTGCCGGATCGGAAGTCACCGCGCGCACCGGCCCCGAACAGCATTTCAGTTCCGGCACTGATGCGCGGATCATGATTGACGGGGCACGTGTGTCGCTATTTGATCCTGAAAGCGGACGCGCAATTCTCTAGATTGATCAATTCCGCATTCGGGGAATCTATCCGATATTATTTCATCATGCTTTGTGGCAGGGAACTGTCCGAAAACAGCGGGTATTTGCTGCGCGCGTTGGGTAACTGATAGTGCCACCATTCATGATCGTAATATTCGAACCCGGCGCTGACCATAATGCCAAGCAACAGCAAACGATTGGCTTCAGCGTCTTTTGAAAGCCCGTCCGCCCCGTGATAGGACCGGATATGCATTTCGTCAAACCCTGCCCCCATATCCAGTTCCTTGCCGTTTTCGTCCAACAGCGTTAGATCAATGGCCACACCACGGCCATGTGGCGATCCAATATCGGGATTGGCGATGAAATCGGGATTGGGTGTATGGTTCCAAAGGGCCCTCTGGGCTTCTTGTGGGCGGAAAGCATCCAGAATGCGAATGCGTTTCCCGTGACGTCGTGCCATGGCGACAGCCTTTTTCAGGCAGTCGGCCGCATCGCGATGAAGATAGCAGGCAGGCCGTGAATAAATTGTTGCCCCGGTGAAATTGCGATCCGTGGCATAAACAATATCGATTTCGACATCATATTCTTGTGGCGTAATTTCGACCAGCGCCATTGCCGGAGGCCCCCTATTCTTGTCGTTTACCGATTACATCAAAAAGATGCTTACCGGTCAGTTGCGCAGCAATCCCCATAGCGCAGATCACACCGCATCGCAAATGCCATCCGGGGCCATTGAAAAAACAGGCCCGACGCTTTTGGCAATCGATACTGCGTCAACATCGCTTTCAACAGCCGTTCTGATCAATGGCGTGGTCAAGGGCGAGCTTTACGAAGACATGGAACGCGGTCAGGCCGAAAACCTGATGGGCTTCATTACCGAAAGCCTTAGCCAGGCAAGCATCACGTTCGACGAGGTTGACGGCATCGCCGTGACCGTTGGACCCGGGGCCTTTACTGGCATGCGGATCGGGCTTTCGACCGCGCGTGCACTGGGACTGGCGCGCAAAATTCCGGTGGTCGGTGTCAGTTCGCTTGAGGCGGTGGCTTATGGGGTTTCCGAACGCGATCAGCAGGGACGCAATATTCTGGTCGCACTCGACAGCAAGCGGAACGAGATTTTCGCCCAGGCTTTTGATGGCAAGAAACGTCCGTTAAGTGCACCGGAATGTGTTGCTCCGCGACAGGCACTGATGATGGCGCCACCCGGTGATACGCTTCTGGCCGGTGATGCGACCCCGCGCCTTTTGACCGCCGCTGCCCATGCGCCTGATGCGTTTTATGATTGCACCGCACCCGGCCTTCCGCGGGCAGGAAATGTGGCACGGATTGCCGCGGCACGTTGGGGGACGGATGAAAACCTTCCACCGGTGCCGATGTATCTGCGTGCGCCCGATGCGCGCCGTATCGAGGATCAGGGACCGGCAAAAAACAGACAGGCAGACGAAGGATGATTCATTCTTCCCGTCAGCCGGAACTTGTGGACAGGATTGAAATCGTTCCCCTGACGGCGGCGTTTTGCCCTGTTGCCAGTGCGCTTCATGCCGAAGGGTTCGAAGATCAGGATCACTGGTCGGCAGACGAGATGATTGCGCTGCTTGATGTTCCCGGTGCTTTCGGACTTCTGGCCTTTGCACCGGGAAACGAGGTGGAAAACCAGCTTGATACGCCGCTTGGTTTTATTCAGATGCAGGCGGTGCTGGACGAGGCGGAAATCAACACCATCGTTGTAGCCAAAGAAGCCCGTAAACGCGGTGTGGCCAGAAAGCTGCTGTTTGCGGTCTTCGAGCGGTTGCGTGAAACCGGTGTCGGTCGTGTCCTGCTGGAGGTTGCCGAGGATAACGCTCCGGCGATTGTGCTTTATCGTCATTGCGGCTTTACCGAGATCGGGCGGCGTAAAAAATACTATCGCCGCAAGTCCGGCCGCGAGGTAGATGCACTTGTTATGGAACGTGATCTTGGAACTTGTGTTTTGGGCTGGAATGTTTGATGCAAGCTGGATGCATTCTATTTTGATATATCCACATCAAATGTGTGGTTTTGACTGCCAAGCTGTTATAGTCTAAGCGCCGATGACGGCGCACCGGATCGGTTTCATCCCTTGCGGATGGTTACCCGATATGTTTCCGGGGCGTTGGCAAGTTCGACAATATCGATGACTGTGTCGCCCATTTCGGTGACGGAACGCGGAACGTTTTTTAATGGTTCGCCTGCGCCCAGTGTGACTTCCAGAATCTGGCCTTGTGTCATGGTTTCGAGTTTCAACCGGGTGCGAACAAATGTCATCGGGCAGACATCGTTTGTGATGTCAATCTTATGGTCGGGCGTGGTGTCGTCCATATGCTGTCTCCTGATCGGGCACCGGAAACGTGAAGTAGCGTTTCATAGGGCGGGAGGCAAGCCGGAGAGAACAAAATATCGCGATTTGTACCTTGCGATATGTGACAGTTTTCTCGATATTTAGCCCACATGAGAGCAAAAGCCTGGGAGCATCCTGGCTTGGGGACAGGCGGAACCGGAAACGAGAAACAAGACTATGCTTGCAGAATCAACCATCGAGCAGAAGTGCATCGACGCGGGTCTGAAAATGACCGGCCAACGCCGGGTAATTGCCCGAGTCCTGTCGGAATCAGAAGATCATCCCGATGTGGAGCTCGTTTATCGCCGGGCGACGGAAATTGACCCGAAGATTTCGATTGCGACCGTTTATCGGACCGTTCGCCTTTTTGAAGAGGCGGATATTCTCGAAAAACACGATTTCGGCGATGGCCGTGCGCGTTACGAGGAACTGACCGAGGAACATCATGATCATCTCATCGACATGCGGTCGGGTAAGGTGATCGAATTTTCGAACGAAAAAATCGAAAAGCTTCAGGAAGAGATCGCCAAAGAGCTTGGTTTCAAGCTTGTTGGTCATCGTCTGGAGCTTTACGGCGTTCCGATGAAAGACGAAAAGTAACCGATTTCTGACAAACCGGTTGCGAAAATCGCAGATTTCAAGCCACCCGCTCGACAAGAGCGGGTGGTTTTTCATATTCCTGTTACGCGTTCTTAACAAAGCCTTCACTCGCCCCTGATGCGAAACTTGCGCAAAATCTGCGCAGATGAACGAAAGGGAGTTGCGATGAGCGACGATCGACAGCAGCGGCTAGAGGTACGCCTCGCCGAAACCGAGGACGAAATCCTCGCCAGCCAGAAACTTCGCTACAAGGTGTTCTATGAGGAGCGTGGGGCAAAACCCAGCGCAGAAATGGCTGCGGCCGAGCGCGACTTTGACCACTACGATCCTTTGTGCGACCACCTGCTGGTAATCGATCATAATCGCGGACAGGGACCTGACGGTGTTGTTGGAACCTATCGCCTGTTGCGTCAGTCGGTTGCCAATCAGCACGGTGGCTTTTACAGCGCAGATGAATATCACATCCAGTCGATGCTTGATGCGGCACAGGGCAATGGCGAGATCATGGAACTTGGTCGTTCCTGTGTCGAGGAAGCCTACCGCACCATGCCGACTCTGCAACTCCTCTGGCAGGGAATTGCGGCCTATGTCTTCAAATACGATATCAAACTGATGTTTGGTTGCGCATCGTTCCATGGCACCGATCCGGATGCGTTTGGTGATGTTCTGACCTATCTGCATCACAACCATCTGGCACCCGAAGAAATGCGCCCGCGTGCGGTCGAAGGTCGGTACGAACCAATGGCGCGTACGACTATCGACGCAATTGACGCCCGCCAGGCGCTTCGCGATCTGCCGCCATTGATCAAAGGCTATCTGCGATTGGGTGGTTTCGTTGGTGACGGTGCGGTGATTGATCATCAGTTCAATACCACTGACATCTGCATTGTGTTACCGACGGAAAAGGTAACGGATCGTTACTACAAGCATTATGAGCGGACCGCGAGGGTATCGTGAACTGTTATGCGTGTGCAGCCATCCGGCTGTTGGCCTATGCTCTGCTGACTTTGATCCTGATCCCGGTTCAGGTGATGGCGATTGCATTTCGACTGCGATTGGCTGATGACCTGCCGCGGGTTTATCATGCACTTTGCCTCAAAATCCTGCATATCGAGCTTCGGGTTTCCGGGGCAGAGTTGATGGATGGGCCGGGTGTGATTGTGGCTAATCACGCATCTTACCTTGATATTCCGGTGCTGGGGGCTTTGGTTCGTGGCAGTTTCATTGCCAAGACCGAGGTCGCCAGCTGGCCGGTTTTTGGAACACTTGCCAAGTTGCAGCGATCCACCTTTGTCGAACGTCGTCCGGTTCGTGCACGCGAACAGAATGACCAGATTTCCCAGCGTCTTGCCGACGGGCATAAGCTGATCCTGTTCCCGGAAGGCACCAGCAACGACGGCAACCGTGTGCTGCCGTTCAAATCGACCCTGTTTGGTGTTGCCGAACGCACCATGCCTGATGGATCGCCAGTAAAAGTCCAACCGGTTTCGATTGCCGCCACCCGTCTTGACGGTGCACCGATCGGGCGTGATTTACGGGCATTCTATTCCTGGTACGGGGATATGGACTTGGCGCCGCATTTGTGGCAGTTTCTGGCGCTTGGCAAAGTAACGGTTGAGCTGGTTGTTCATCCGCCTGTGACGCTGGCAGATGCCGGGTCACGCAAGGAACTTGCCCGGATGTGTGAAACAGCTGTTGCGCGTGGACATCACGCAGCACTGACCGGCATGCATCAGGGCGTTCCGGTTCCGCTGATTGATAATGGACGTTCGGGTGACCTGATCGGTTTTTCGCCGCTGGCCATTGTTTCCGAAGACTTTCGTTTGTTCGGACCTGATCGTCAGTTCGGTTCCTGACCGTTTTGCCATATAATCGGGTTGTGTGAATTGGGTTTCATGTAACCGGAATTTCAGATATCGAAGATGTCCGTTCTGCGGTGTGAGCTTTCACACCGCTTTTCGGCGTATTCGGGAAAGCAAAAACGGATCCAGAAGTGAGTGTGACGAAGAAGCTTTTTGTAAAAACCTATGGCTGTCAGATGAATGTTTATGACAGTCAGCGCATGCAGGATGTATTGGCGCCGCTGGGCTACCAGCCGGTCGACGACGCCGCAGGTGCGGATATGGTTATTCTCAATACCTGCCACATCCGCGAAAAGGCTTCTGAAAAGGTCTTTTCCGATCTGGGTCGTATCCGCAAACACAAAAAAGCCAAGGAAGCGAACGGAACGGACAAGATGATTGTCGCCGTTGCCGGTTGTGTTGCGCAGGCCGAAGGTGCCGAATTGATGCGTCGCGAGCCGATGGTTGATATGGTGTTCGGGCCGCAAACCTATCATCGTTTGCCGGAAATGGTGGCACGCGCCAATCGTGCCATCGGGCGTGATCGCATCATCGATACCGATTTCCCGGCGGAGGAAAAGTTCGATCATCTGCCCCAACAGGTTTCAAGGCAGGGCTATTCAGCTTTTCTGGCAATTCAGGAAGGATGCGATAAATTCTGCACCTTCTGTGTTGTGCCTTATACCCGCGGTGCGGAATATTCCCGTCCGGGCATGGATGTCGTTAATGAAGCCCGACAGCTTGTTGGCAAGGGCGCGCGCGAAATCACCCTTCTGGGGCAGAACGTCAATGCCTATCATGGCGAAGCCCCGAACGGTGGAGAGTGGACGCTTGGCCGTGTGTTACGCGAATTGTCCGAGATCGATGGACTGGATCGCATCCGTTACACCACCTCGCACCCGCGCGATGTTGATGATGATTTGATTGCAGCCCATCGTGACCTGCCAAAACTGATGCCGTTTCTGCATCTTCCCATTCAGGCGGGATCGGATCGTGTGTTGCAGGCGATGAACCGCAAACATGATGGCGCGTCTTATCGAGAAATCGTTGCTAAACTCAAAGATGCCTGCCCCGATCTTGCGTTGTCATCCGATTTCATCGTGGGTTTCCCCGGCGAATCCGACAAGGATTTTGAGGACACGATGCAGATGGTGCGTGATATTACCTTCATTCAGGCGTTCAGCTTTAAATACAGCCCACGTCCTGGCACCCCGGCATCGGCCATGGAATTGCAGGTTCCCGAACCGGTAAAGACCGAACGGATCATGCGTTTGCAGGCGCTTCTTGCCGAGCAGCAGCTGGAATTCAATCGAAACTGCCTTGGCCGGGAAATGGATGTCCTGCTGGAACGTTATGGCAAACTTGAGGGACAGCTTGTCGGAAAAAGCCCGTACATGCAGCCGGTACATGTTAGCGGTTTACCGGAATCCTCATTGGGACAAATAGTAAGGTTGAAAATCACCGAAGCGCTGCCTAATTCCCTTGGCGGTGAACTGGTCGATGCCCCGGTTCAAAACCGGGATTCTGAAAGGAAAATTGCGTGACTGCCACCTCAGCAAAGGCAAAAAACACGGCAAAAGCCAAGTCTTCGACCAAGGATACCGATCAGATCGAATTTGCAGATAATGCGCTTGCTCAGCTTTTATACGGGCCACAAGCCGAAAACCTGACTCGCCTTTCCGAAGGCACCGGTGTTCAGATTTCCAGTCGCGGGTCGGTCGTAACCCTTGCAGGGCAGGGTCCCAAAGTAGCCCAGGCCAAAAAGGTTCTGGGGCAGCTTTACGCGCGTCTGCGGGACAAGGAAATTGACCATGTCGATGTTGAAACGGTCGACGGTGCGATTCGACTGTCCGAACCTGATGAAGCCGATCCTTGGACCGGCCAGACCAAGGATATGTTTGGCGGATCGCGCCTGACCATCCAGACCAAGAAACGCCGGATTTCGCCGCGATCCAAACGCCAGAAGGATTATGTCGAGGCGATGCTTGATCACGAGCTGGTCTTTGGTATTGGTCCGGCCGGTACCGGGAAAACCTATCTGGCGGTCGCAATGGCGGTTCAGTCGCTTATTCAGGGGCAGGTTGACCGTATCGTTCTGTCACGTCCGGCGGTCGAGGCTGGCGAACGGCTTGGCTTC is part of the Thalassospira lucentensis genome and harbors:
- the miaB gene encoding tRNA (N6-isopentenyl adenosine(37)-C2)-methylthiotransferase MiaB; amino-acid sequence: MTKKLFVKTYGCQMNVYDSQRMQDVLAPLGYQPVDDAAGADMVILNTCHIREKASEKVFSDLGRIRKHKKAKEANGTDKMIVAVAGCVAQAEGAELMRREPMVDMVFGPQTYHRLPEMVARANRAIGRDRIIDTDFPAEEKFDHLPQQVSRQGYSAFLAIQEGCDKFCTFCVVPYTRGAEYSRPGMDVVNEARQLVGKGAREITLLGQNVNAYHGEAPNGGEWTLGRVLRELSEIDGLDRIRYTTSHPRDVDDDLIAAHRDLPKLMPFLHLPIQAGSDRVLQAMNRKHDGASYREIVAKLKDACPDLALSSDFIVGFPGESDKDFEDTMQMVRDITFIQAFSFKYSPRPGTPASAMELQVPEPVKTERIMRLQALLAEQQLEFNRNCLGREMDVLLERYGKLEGQLVGKSPYMQPVHVSGLPESSLGQIVRLKITEALPNSLGGELVDAPVQNRDSERKIA
- a CDS encoding lysophospholipid acyltransferase family protein — encoded protein: MNCYACAAIRLLAYALLTLILIPVQVMAIAFRLRLADDLPRVYHALCLKILHIELRVSGAELMDGPGVIVANHASYLDIPVLGALVRGSFIAKTEVASWPVFGTLAKLQRSTFVERRPVRAREQNDQISQRLADGHKLILFPEGTSNDGNRVLPFKSTLFGVAERTMPDGSPVKVQPVSIAATRLDGAPIGRDLRAFYSWYGDMDLAPHLWQFLALGKVTVELVVHPPVTLADAGSRKELARMCETAVARGHHAALTGMHQGVPVPLIDNGRSGDLIGFSPLAIVSEDFRLFGPDRQFGS
- the ddpX gene encoding D-alanyl-D-alanine dipeptidase gives rise to the protein MALVEITPQEYDVEIDIVYATDRNFTGATIYSRPACYLHRDAADCLKKAVAMARRHGKRIRILDAFRPQEAQRALWNHTPNPDFIANPDIGSPHGRGVAIDLTLLDENGKELDMGAGFDEMHIRSYHGADGLSKDAEANRLLLLGIMVSAGFEYYDHEWWHYQLPNARSKYPLFSDSSLPQSMMK
- a CDS encoding sulfurtransferase TusA family protein gives rise to the protein MDDTTPDHKIDITNDVCPMTFVRTRLKLETMTQGQILEVTLGAGEPLKNVPRSVTEMGDTVIDIVELANAPETYRVTIRKG
- a CDS encoding Fur family transcriptional regulator, which gives rise to MLAESTIEQKCIDAGLKMTGQRRVIARVLSESEDHPDVELVYRRATEIDPKISIATVYRTVRLFEEADILEKHDFGDGRARYEELTEEHHDHLIDMRSGKVIEFSNEKIEKLQEEIAKELGFKLVGHRLELYGVPMKDEK
- a CDS encoding GNAT family N-acetyltransferase, whose product is MIHSSRQPELVDRIEIVPLTAAFCPVASALHAEGFEDQDHWSADEMIALLDVPGAFGLLAFAPGNEVENQLDTPLGFIQMQAVLDEAEINTIVVAKEARKRGVARKLLFAVFERLRETGVGRVLLEVAEDNAPAIVLYRHCGFTEIGRRKKYYRRKSGREVDALVMERDLGTCVLGWNV
- a CDS encoding GNAT family N-acetyltransferase produces the protein MSDDRQQRLEVRLAETEDEILASQKLRYKVFYEERGAKPSAEMAAAERDFDHYDPLCDHLLVIDHNRGQGPDGVVGTYRLLRQSVANQHGGFYSADEYHIQSMLDAAQGNGEIMELGRSCVEEAYRTMPTLQLLWQGIAAYVFKYDIKLMFGCASFHGTDPDAFGDVLTYLHHNHLAPEEMRPRAVEGRYEPMARTTIDAIDARQALRDLPPLIKGYLRLGGFVGDGAVIDHQFNTTDICIVLPTEKVTDRYYKHYERTARVS
- a CDS encoding sn-glycerol-3-phosphate ABC transporter ATP-binding protein UgpC, which codes for MNGVELRGVTKAYAGLTVMKDINLEIEDGAFLVLLGPSGCGKSTILNMIAGLEPVTGGAIHIAGRDVTELEPDERDIAMVFQSYALYPTMSVRRNIGFSLKMRGMPKADIEKRVDEIGELLQITPLLDRKPSQLSGGQQQRVAIGRALVREPSVFLFDEPLSNLDAKLRADMRVELKRLHERLGRTIVYVTHDQIEAMTLATKVVVLDKGAIQQADTPENVYRRPANKFVASFVGAPTMNFIDGKLVQDGDGIAFDGGSGQLPLANLPTRSCDLIGQPLTLGARPEHLMFDDLGANARVLLAEPTGPDQYVRLAVAGSEVTARTGPEQHFSSGTDARIMIDGARVSLFDPESGRAIL
- the tsaB gene encoding tRNA (adenosine(37)-N6)-threonylcarbamoyltransferase complex dimerization subunit type 1 TsaB gives rise to the protein MSFTDYIKKMLTGQLRSNPHSADHTASQMPSGAIEKTGPTLLAIDTASTSLSTAVLINGVVKGELYEDMERGQAENLMGFITESLSQASITFDEVDGIAVTVGPGAFTGMRIGLSTARALGLARKIPVVGVSSLEAVAYGVSERDQQGRNILVALDSKRNEIFAQAFDGKKRPLSAPECVAPRQALMMAPPGDTLLAGDATPRLLTAAAHAPDAFYDCTAPGLPRAGNVARIAAARWGTDENLPPVPMYLRAPDARRIEDQGPAKNRQADEG
- a CDS encoding PhoH family protein codes for the protein MTATSAKAKNTAKAKSSTKDTDQIEFADNALAQLLYGPQAENLTRLSEGTGVQISSRGSVVTLAGQGPKVAQAKKVLGQLYARLRDKEIDHVDVETVDGAIRLSEPDEADPWTGQTKDMFGGSRLTIQTKKRRISPRSKRQKDYVEAMLDHELVFGIGPAGTGKTYLAVAMAVQSLIQGQVDRIVLSRPAVEAGERLGFLPGDLKDKVDPYLRPLYDALHDTLPGDVVIKRMESGEIEVAPLAFMRGRTLAHAFVILDEAQNTTAMQMKMFLTRLGEGSRMVVTGDLTQVDLPDGTKSGLRDALETIADVKGVATIKFDQRDVVRHALVTKIVQAYDAADALRDRLKKGYRGIKDEDQGDDRTA